The following proteins come from a genomic window of Rhodohalobacter sp. 614A:
- the uxaC gene encoding glucuronate isomerase produces MDTIQKNKSSIGARDFLLNNDYAKTLYHESAKDLPIIDYHCHIPPAEIASDKQFKNLTEIWLAGDHYKWRAMRTMGVDEDFITGNASSEDKFKKWAETVPYTLRNPLYHWTHLELKRYFDIDEFLTPETADKIYRECNEKLQTKEFSTRSLIRKMNVSVICTTDDPADSLNHHQKIKEDGFDVKVLPGFRPDAAYNFADSASYNDYLDRLGEAANTEISSYDDLIQALFNRMDFFHENGCRLSDHGLKKLYYRPSSQQNVNSYFEKIRSGSPLTGEEQEVLTYSILTELGRQYSKKGWVQQFHLGALRNTNSRMMKQLGPDTGFDSVGDYSQAEDMASFFNELDTNDQLAKTIIYNLNPSDNTVFATMAGNFNDGSVRGKMQYGSAWWFLDQKDGIEDQLNVLSNMGLLSCFIGMLTDSRSFLSYPRHEYFRRVLCNLIGTDIANDELPADLEWTGKIVSDICYGNADTYFNF; encoded by the coding sequence ATGGATACCATTCAAAAAAATAAATCATCTATTGGGGCAAGAGACTTTCTACTTAACAATGATTATGCAAAAACTCTCTACCATGAGTCTGCAAAAGACCTGCCCATTATCGATTATCATTGTCATATCCCACCGGCAGAGATTGCATCAGACAAGCAATTTAAAAATCTGACTGAAATATGGCTGGCCGGCGATCATTACAAGTGGCGGGCTATGCGCACAATGGGAGTTGATGAAGATTTTATTACAGGAAACGCAAGCAGCGAGGATAAATTTAAGAAATGGGCGGAAACCGTCCCTTACACGTTAAGGAATCCGTTGTATCACTGGACTCACCTCGAGCTGAAACGTTACTTTGATATCGACGAATTTTTAACGCCCGAAACAGCGGATAAAATTTACCGCGAATGTAACGAGAAGTTGCAAACCAAAGAATTTTCTACACGCAGTCTGATTCGGAAGATGAATGTAAGCGTGATTTGTACTACCGACGATCCGGCGGATTCGCTCAATCATCATCAAAAAATTAAAGAAGACGGATTTGACGTAAAAGTTTTGCCCGGCTTCCGTCCAGATGCGGCGTATAATTTTGCTGATTCTGCATCTTATAATGACTATCTGGACCGGTTGGGTGAAGCTGCAAATACAGAAATTTCAAGCTATGATGATCTGATTCAAGCGCTGTTTAATCGTATGGATTTTTTCCATGAAAATGGGTGTCGCCTGTCCGATCATGGATTGAAAAAGTTGTACTATCGGCCATCATCACAACAAAATGTAAACTCGTACTTTGAAAAAATTCGGAGTGGATCGCCCCTTACCGGAGAGGAACAAGAAGTTTTGACCTATTCCATTTTAACAGAATTGGGCCGGCAGTATTCAAAGAAAGGCTGGGTACAGCAATTTCATCTGGGCGCTCTTCGGAATACCAACAGCCGGATGATGAAACAACTTGGGCCGGATACCGGGTTTGATTCCGTGGGCGATTACTCTCAAGCCGAAGACATGGCAAGTTTTTTTAATGAGCTTGATACTAATGATCAACTGGCCAAAACCATCATTTATAATTTAAATCCTTCTGACAATACCGTGTTCGCAACAATGGCCGGGAATTTTAACGACGGCTCGGTTCGTGGCAAAATGCAATATGGTTCTGCGTGGTGGTTTTTGGATCAGAAAGATGGAATCGAAGATCAGTTAAATGTCCTTTCTAATATGGGGCTTTTAAGCTGTTTCATCGGTATGCTTACGGATTCCCGGAGCTTTCTGTCGTATCCCCGGCATGAATATTTTCGTCGGGTGCTTTGCAACCTGATAGGTACAGACATTGCAAACGATGAACTTCCGGCAGATCTGGAGTGGACGGGCAAAATCGTCTCAGATATCTGTTACGGAAATGCAGACACATATTTTAATTTTTAA
- a CDS encoding sugar kinase — MKKVVTFGEIMLRLSPPEHLRFSQANSFDVIYGGGESNVASSLANFGMPSEFVTRLPKNDIGQCALGELRKRGVKTDHIAFGGERLGIYFLETGAVSRGSKVVYDRAHSAISTIEKGMIDWEEVFEDAQWFHWTGITPAISQGAADATKEAIEVANKLGLTVSTDLNYRTKLWKYGKEPGEIMPDLVAGCDIILGNEEDAEKHFGIHPADVDVTKGDTVDSDAYRSVCEQLYERFPKSKKIITTLRGSISASHNTWSGVLYNGEEFLDTDTYDITHIVDRVGGGDSFMAGLIYGLINFDGNDQKALDFAVAASCLKHTIFGDVNLATVEEVEKLMGGDASGRVSR; from the coding sequence ATGAAGAAAGTAGTAACCTTTGGGGAAATTATGTTAAGACTTTCTCCGCCAGAACATCTTCGTTTTTCACAAGCCAATTCATTTGATGTTATATATGGCGGAGGCGAATCGAATGTAGCTTCTTCGTTGGCAAATTTTGGTATGCCTTCTGAATTTGTTACGCGTCTTCCCAAAAACGACATTGGGCAATGTGCTTTAGGCGAGCTTCGAAAACGAGGTGTGAAAACCGATCATATCGCATTTGGAGGAGAACGTCTGGGAATCTATTTCCTGGAAACCGGTGCGGTAAGCCGTGGCAGCAAGGTGGTTTATGATCGCGCACATTCTGCCATTTCTACGATTGAAAAAGGGATGATCGATTGGGAAGAGGTATTTGAAGATGCCCAGTGGTTTCATTGGACCGGGATTACGCCAGCCATTTCTCAGGGTGCTGCGGATGCCACCAAAGAAGCTATCGAAGTGGCAAATAAGTTAGGCTTAACCGTTTCTACCGATCTGAATTACCGGACAAAACTCTGGAAATATGGCAAAGAACCCGGTGAAATTATGCCGGACCTAGTTGCCGGTTGCGATATTATTTTGGGTAACGAAGAAGATGCTGAAAAACATTTTGGCATCCATCCCGCCGATGTGGATGTAACCAAAGGAGACACAGTTGATTCCGACGCCTACCGGTCGGTTTGTGAACAGCTCTATGAGCGATTTCCAAAATCAAAGAAAATTATTACGACTCTTCGTGGTTCAATCAGCGCTTCTCACAATACATGGTCGGGTGTGCTTTACAACGGAGAAGAGTTTTTGGATACAGATACCTATGATATCACTCATATTGTAGATCGCGTAGGCGGGGGAGATTCCTTTATGGCCGGCTTGATTTACGGATTGATAAATTTTGACGGTAATGACCAAAAAGCTCTTGATTTTGCAGTGGCAGCTTCATGCCTGAAACACACCATTTTTGGGGATGTAAACCTGGCTACGGTAGAAGAAGTTGAAAAGCTGATGGGTGGCGATGCTTCCGGCCGGGTATCCCGGTAA
- a CDS encoding bifunctional 4-hydroxy-2-oxoglutarate aldolase/2-dehydro-3-deoxy-phosphogluconate aldolase → MARFSRIEVATQMKSSGVVPLFFHRDVELSKKVLEAVYKGGGRFIEFTNRGDYAHEIFGELNKFAEENLPEMILGAGTVVDAATASLYMQLGANFIVTPMLKEDVATVCNRRKVLWAPGCGTLTEVSRAEELGAEIIKVFPGSQLGPGFIKAVTAPCPWTSLMPTGGVKATKENLSGWFNAGAVCVGMGSDLITKEHLANRDFEGLEAHVRDTLALVDSIRKK, encoded by the coding sequence ATGGCACGATTTTCACGAATTGAAGTGGCAACACAAATGAAATCCAGTGGAGTGGTTCCGCTTTTTTTTCATAGAGATGTAGAACTAAGCAAAAAAGTACTGGAAGCTGTCTATAAAGGCGGCGGGCGGTTTATTGAATTCACCAACCGGGGCGATTACGCTCACGAGATTTTTGGCGAGCTCAATAAATTTGCTGAAGAAAATTTGCCCGAAATGATTTTGGGCGCAGGAACAGTGGTGGATGCAGCAACCGCTTCACTATATATGCAGCTTGGAGCCAATTTTATTGTAACACCCATGCTGAAAGAAGACGTTGCTACAGTTTGCAATCGTCGTAAAGTTTTGTGGGCTCCGGGATGTGGTACTCTCACAGAAGTCTCCCGCGCAGAAGAACTTGGAGCCGAAATTATAAAAGTGTTTCCCGGCAGCCAGTTAGGGCCAGGATTTATCAAAGCGGTTACCGCTCCCTGTCCGTGGACCAGCCTGATGCCGACCGGAGGAGTAAAGGCCACCAAAGAAAATCTTTCAGGTTGGTTTAATGCCGGTGCTGTTTGTGTGGGAATGGGATCTGATCTCATCACCAAAGAGCATCTGGCCAATCGGGATTTTGAAGGTCTCGAAGCTCATGTCCGTGATACACTGGCACTGGTCGATTCGATCAGAAAAAAGTAA
- a CDS encoding TRAP transporter substrate-binding protein, which produces MKKMRFNLLIFTLLLGGLFISGCEQKTETKVIRLGHGLDITHPVHKAMVFMAEQVDEKSDGSLQIKVYPSQQLGTERELIELLQIGSLGITKVSAAVLENFTPKARVFSLPYLFRDDAHMYNVLDGEIGRELLLEPQHAWLRGLTYYDAGKRSFYTKDRPIETPEDLEGLKIRVLESQMAISMVNELGGSPTPISWGELYSALQQGIVDAAENNPPSFHTSRHYEVCKYYSLDEHTAIPDVLLIGTNVWNDLTENQKKWLQEAADTSAIYQRKLWHEAEETALREVEAAGVEINRPDKEPFRELTEPIYNRIQQESPEIYEVVERIREVES; this is translated from the coding sequence ATGAAAAAAATGAGATTTAATCTGTTGATATTCACTCTTCTTTTGGGAGGGCTTTTTATTTCAGGTTGTGAACAGAAAACGGAGACAAAAGTAATTCGTTTGGGCCATGGATTGGACATCACACACCCGGTGCATAAAGCTATGGTGTTTATGGCGGAACAGGTTGATGAAAAGTCAGATGGTAGCCTTCAAATAAAAGTGTACCCCAGCCAACAGTTGGGAACAGAGCGCGAATTGATTGAGTTGTTGCAAATCGGGAGTTTGGGGATCACCAAAGTTTCTGCTGCCGTTCTTGAAAATTTCACACCCAAAGCACGGGTATTTAGTCTTCCGTATTTGTTCCGGGATGATGCCCACATGTATAACGTTCTGGATGGTGAAATTGGCCGGGAGTTATTGCTTGAGCCACAACATGCCTGGTTGCGGGGACTCACTTATTATGATGCGGGAAAACGAAGCTTTTATACCAAAGACAGGCCAATTGAAACGCCTGAAGATTTAGAAGGATTAAAAATCCGAGTGCTGGAAAGTCAGATGGCTATCAGTATGGTAAATGAACTTGGCGGATCACCTACACCGATTTCGTGGGGTGAATTATATTCCGCTTTGCAACAGGGAATTGTGGATGCCGCTGAAAATAATCCACCGTCTTTTCATACCTCCCGCCATTACGAAGTTTGCAAATATTACAGTCTTGATGAGCATACAGCTATCCCGGATGTACTTCTGATTGGCACCAATGTTTGGAATGACTTAACCGAAAATCAAAAAAAGTGGTTGCAGGAAGCCGCTGATACGTCTGCCATCTACCAAAGAAAGTTATGGCACGAAGCTGAAGAGACAGCACTAAGAGAAGTGGAAGCAGCCGGTGTGGAAATAAACAGGCCGGACAAAGAACCGTTCCGTGAACTTACGGAACCTATTTATAATCGCATTCAGCAAGAGTCGCCAGAAATTTATGAAGTCGTTGAACGAATCAGAGAAGTAGAATCGTAA
- a CDS encoding TRAP transporter small permease, whose product MKEKINKFIGWFLALLMGLMFLAVLWQVFTRYLLGAASTFTEELARFLLIWIGLLGSAYISGSNMHLAIDILPQKLKGKNKQILSLIINVIIILFAATALIIGGGKLVYISYLLGQTSAALQVPLAYIYIIIPISGVLVIYYKVLNLIEIYQTMESKELTL is encoded by the coding sequence ATGAAGGAAAAAATAAACAAGTTTATCGGATGGTTTTTAGCACTGCTTATGGGATTGATGTTTCTTGCCGTGTTATGGCAGGTTTTTACCAGATATTTGTTAGGGGCTGCAAGTACATTCACAGAAGAATTAGCCCGGTTTTTACTGATCTGGATTGGGTTGCTGGGATCTGCATACATATCCGGAAGCAATATGCATCTGGCCATTGATATTTTACCTCAAAAATTAAAAGGAAAAAATAAACAGATACTTTCGTTGATTATAAACGTAATCATCATTCTGTTCGCTGCCACAGCTCTGATTATTGGTGGCGGAAAATTGGTATACATAAGCTATCTGCTGGGGCAGACATCTGCGGCTCTGCAAGTACCTTTAGCCTACATTTATATAATCATTCCGATTAGCGGTGTTCTTGTTATTTACTACAAGGTTTTAAATCTGATTGAGATATATCAGACAATGGAATCGAAAGAGCTAACTTTATAA
- a CDS encoding TRAP transporter large permease: MELFDVLVLVVSFLILLGIGVPIAWSIGTSTLLTMLISIDVIPAFTTMAQRIGTSLDSFTLLAIPFFVLAGQIMNSGGIASRLIRFAKNLMGSLPGGLAHVNVVAAMLFGAVAGSAVAAATAVGSVLGPKMEEEGYSREFGAAVNITSSTTGLLIPPSNILIIYSLASGGVSIAALFLAGYVPGILTGLLLMVVAAVWAKRKKFPTSERTSAKELFRSFFDAIPSLFMLIIVIGGIVAGIFTATEASAIAVLYTLILGFYYKELSVKALPDLFLESVKTTSIVMLLIGTSIGMSWIMSYQEIPQTVSETLLGMSSNPIIILFMINFILLFVGTFMDMTPAVLIFTPIFLPIVVEMGMDPTHFGIIMILNLCIGLCTPPVGSILFVGVGVAKTSIVKVVRPLIPLFLAMIAALGLVTYFPELSLWLPRMFGF, translated from the coding sequence ATGGAACTTTTTGATGTATTAGTGTTAGTAGTGAGCTTTTTGATTCTTCTTGGCATTGGTGTTCCCATCGCCTGGAGCATCGGTACATCTACGTTATTAACGATGTTAATCAGCATTGATGTGATTCCGGCATTTACCACGATGGCCCAACGAATTGGCACCAGCCTCGATAGTTTTACTCTCTTAGCCATTCCGTTTTTCGTACTGGCAGGCCAGATTATGAACAGCGGCGGGATTGCATCGCGGCTCATCCGGTTCGCTAAGAATTTAATGGGATCGCTGCCCGGCGGGCTTGCCCATGTAAATGTGGTTGCGGCTATGCTGTTTGGTGCTGTAGCGGGGTCAGCTGTGGCAGCAGCCACGGCGGTGGGTAGTGTACTCGGGCCAAAAATGGAAGAAGAAGGATATTCCAGAGAGTTTGGTGCTGCAGTAAATATTACCTCTTCCACAACCGGGCTTTTAATTCCACCTTCTAATATTCTGATTATCTATTCGCTGGCCAGTGGTGGAGTGTCTATTGCAGCGCTGTTTTTGGCGGGATATGTTCCAGGCATTTTAACAGGTTTACTTCTAATGGTTGTAGCTGCCGTTTGGGCAAAACGTAAAAAATTTCCCACTAGTGAAAGAACCTCAGCCAAAGAACTGTTCCGAAGTTTTTTCGATGCCATTCCTTCATTATTTATGCTCATCATTGTTATTGGAGGAATTGTAGCGGGCATTTTTACAGCAACGGAGGCTTCTGCCATTGCCGTTTTATATACACTGATACTTGGATTTTACTACAAAGAATTATCGGTGAAAGCTCTCCCGGACCTGTTTCTTGAATCAGTGAAAACGACATCCATCGTGATGTTATTAATTGGTACGTCTATCGGTATGTCGTGGATTATGTCATACCAGGAAATTCCACAGACAGTTAGTGAAACCTTGCTGGGGATGAGCAGCAATCCGATCATCATTTTATTCATGATCAATTTTATCCTGCTTTTTGTAGGAACGTTTATGGATATGACCCCGGCAGTTTTGATTTTCACGCCCATATTTTTGCCGATTGTTGTAGAAATGGGAATGGATCCAACTCACTTCGGAATTATTATGATCCTCAATCTCTGTATCGGGCTTTGTACTCCCCCGGTGGGCTCTATTCTGTTTGTTGGCGTAGGCGTGGCCAAAACCAGTATTGTAAAAGTCGTGCGGCCACTTATACCTCTATTTTTGGCCATGATCGCAGCTTTAGGGTTGGTAACATACTTTCCCGAACTCAGTCTCTGGCTCCCAAGAATGTTTGGTTTTTAA
- a CDS encoding tagaturonate reductase translates to MMKPLNNETVTRKAGRINKIVQFGEGNFLRAFVDWMIEKINEETDFNGSVTVVQPISSGMVDMLEQQDGLYHVQLQGIKDGKPYSSIELVTCVERGINPYENYEAFLELAENPDLEFIISNTTEAGIAFDETDTDYETIPNSFPAKLTALLHHRFKHFDGDPGKAPTIIPCELIDKNGSKLKEYVLRYADLWNTDPAFKKWVDKDVIFCNSLVDRIVPGFPKNKIDEIQQEIGFKDQLVVNGEYFHLWVIEGPESIQEKLPFHKAGLNVKFVDSLAAYRTRKVRILNGLHTSMVPVGYLAGARTVKEAMDHEVVGPYLKTELFDEIIPSLDMAADELKTFANDVLDRFKNPFIKHELSAIALNSVSKYKVRVLPSLLSYYEKKKQLPDYTVFALAALIRFYKGEWNGEKTPINDSKDVVAFIQEAWEKENYEEVSNIVLSNENFWDENLTAYSGLKEKVADYLEQIDKRGISATIQEFL, encoded by the coding sequence ATGATGAAACCTTTAAATAACGAAACGGTTACGCGAAAAGCCGGCAGAATCAATAAAATTGTACAATTTGGTGAAGGAAATTTTCTGCGTGCATTTGTAGACTGGATGATCGAAAAAATAAATGAAGAAACAGATTTCAACGGATCTGTTACCGTCGTTCAGCCTATTTCTTCGGGAATGGTAGATATGCTGGAACAGCAGGATGGATTGTATCATGTTCAACTTCAGGGAATAAAAGATGGAAAACCATACTCCAGTATCGAATTGGTTACATGTGTGGAGAGAGGAATCAATCCATACGAAAATTATGAGGCTTTTCTTGAACTGGCTGAAAATCCTGATCTGGAATTTATCATATCCAATACCACCGAAGCCGGAATTGCTTTTGATGAAACCGATACGGATTACGAAACGATCCCAAATAGTTTTCCAGCCAAATTAACGGCACTACTGCATCATCGGTTTAAGCATTTTGATGGAGATCCAGGCAAAGCTCCGACGATTATTCCATGTGAGTTGATCGATAAAAATGGAAGCAAACTGAAAGAATATGTGCTCCGTTATGCAGACTTGTGGAATACAGATCCTGCGTTTAAAAAATGGGTGGATAAGGATGTAATTTTCTGTAATTCACTTGTAGACCGGATCGTCCCGGGATTTCCCAAAAATAAGATTGATGAAATTCAGCAAGAGATCGGATTTAAAGATCAGCTTGTTGTAAACGGCGAATATTTTCATCTGTGGGTGATTGAGGGGCCAGAGTCCATCCAGGAAAAACTGCCTTTCCATAAAGCTGGTTTAAACGTCAAATTTGTGGATTCTCTTGCCGCATACAGAACCCGGAAAGTGCGGATTCTCAATGGCCTTCATACCAGTATGGTGCCTGTGGGATATCTGGCAGGAGCACGAACCGTGAAAGAAGCGATGGATCATGAGGTAGTAGGCCCGTATTTAAAAACGGAGCTTTTTGATGAGATTATCCCCTCGCTTGATATGGCAGCTGACGAGCTGAAAACCTTTGCAAATGATGTATTGGATCGGTTTAAAAATCCATTTATAAAACATGAGTTGAGCGCGATTGCGCTGAACTCCGTTTCAAAATATAAAGTGCGGGTATTGCCGAGTTTGCTGTCCTACTACGAAAAGAAAAAGCAACTGCCAGATTATACGGTTTTTGCGCTGGCTGCGCTGATTCGTTTTTACAAAGGAGAGTGGAATGGAGAAAAAACTCCGATTAATGATTCGAAGGATGTTGTGGCATTCATTCAGGAAGCCTGGGAAAAAGAGAACTATGAAGAAGTGTCAAACATCGTGTTGAGTAACGAGAATTTTTGGGATGAAAATCTAACCGCCTATTCCGGTTTAAAAGAGAAAGTGGCAGATTATTTAGAACAAATTGATAAAAGAGGGATTTCCGCAACTATACAGGAATTTCTTTGA